A part of Anabas testudineus chromosome 9, fAnaTes1.2, whole genome shotgun sequence genomic DNA contains:
- the lztr1 gene encoding leucine-zipper-like transcriptional regulator 1 — MSCKSTKVAPSVDFDHSCSDSVEYLTLNFGPFETVHRWRRLPPCDEFVGARRSKHTVVAYRDAIYVFGGDNGKNMLNDLLRFDVKDCSWCRAFTTGTPPAPRYHHSAVVYGSSMFVFGGYTGDIYSNSNLKNKNDLFEYKFATGQWTEWKVDGSLPVARSAHGATVYSDKLWIFAGYDGNARLNDMWTISLQDREHACWEEIDQSGEIPPSCCNFPVAVCRDKMFVFSGQSGAKITNNLFQFEFNGHMWTRIPTEHLLRGSPPPPQRRYGHTMVAFDRHLYVFGGAADNTLPNELHCYDVDSQTWEVIQPSLDSEMPSGRLFHAAAVIQDAMYIFGGTVDNNVRSGEMYRFQFSCYPKCTLHEDYGKLWENRQFCDVEFILGEREERVLGHIAIVTARCQWLRKKILQARDRQRQKSKQESSEEIDEGAAGGHRDMFAGNKPSGTQPLLEVSIREAEAQPFEVLMQFLYTDKIQYPRRGHVQDVLLIMDVYKLALSFKLSRLEQLCVQYIEASVDLQNVLSVCENANKLQLDQLKEHCLNFVVKESHFNQVIMTKEFEHLSTPLIVEIVRRKQQPPPRVYSDQPVDIGTSLVQDMKAYLEGGGLEFCDIILLLDGHPRPAHKAILAARSSYFEAMFRSFMPEDGQVNISIGEMVPSKQAFESMLRYIYYGDVNMPPEDSLYLFAAPYYYGFSNNRLQAYCKQNLEMNVTVENVLQILEAADKTQALDMKKHCLHIIVHQFIKVSKLPNLRSLSQLLLLDIIESLATHISDKQCAEMGSDI; from the exons ATGTCCTGTAAATCAACCAAAGTCGCCCCGAGTGTTGATTTCGATCACAGTTGTTCCGACAGTGTGGAATATTTAACGCTTAATTTCGGCCCATTTGAGACAGTTCATCGTTGGAGAAGACTCCCTCCATGTGATGAGTTTGTTGGTGCAAG GCGCAGCAAGCACACAGTTGTGGCATACAGGGATGCCATATATGTGTTTGGGGGAGACAATGG gaagaacatgctGAATGACTTGCTCCGCTTTGACGTGAAGGACTGCTCATGGTGTCG CGCTTTCACCACTGGAACTCCACCTGCTCCCAGATATCACCATTCAGCCGTGGTCTATGgcagcagcatgtttgtttttg GGGGCTACACTGGAGACATCTACTCAAACTcaaacctgaaaaacaaaaatgacctTTTTGAATATAAGTTTGCCACAGGGCAGTGGACTGAATGGAAAGTGGATGGGAG CTTGCCAGTGGCTAGATCTGCACATGGAGCCACAGTTTACAGTGATAAACTGTGGATTTTTGCTGGTTATGATGGAAATGCCAg gctgaATGACATGTGGACTATCAGTCTCCAGGATCGAGAACATGCATGCTGGGAAGAG ATTGATCAGAGTGGTGAGATTCCTCCATCTTGCTGCAACTTCCCTGTAGCTGTATGCAGGGataagatgtttgtgttttctggtcAGAGCGGAGCCAAGATCACAAATAACCTCTTCCAGTTCGAGTTCAACGGCCATAT GTGGACACGTATTCCAACTGAACATTTACTGAGGGgctcccctccacctcctcagaGACGTTATGGTCACACAATGGTTGCCTTTGACCGCCACCTGTATGTATTTGGAGGTGCTGCTGACAACACTCTGCCCAACGAGCTGCATTGCTATGATGTGGACTCTCAAACCTGGGAGGTGATCCAACCGAGCCTGGACAGTGAG ATGCCAAGTGGAAGACTCttccatgctgctgctgtgattcaAGATGCCATGTATATCTTTGGTGGGACTGTGGACAACAATGTGCGCAGTGGAGAGATGTACAGATTCCAG TTCTCATGCTACCCAAAGTGTACTCTACATGAAGACTATGGAAAGCTTTGGGAGAACCGTCAGTTCTGTGACGTGGAGTTTATTCTGGGCGAG agggaggagagagtcTTGGGGCACATTGCTATAGTGACTGCAAGATGTCAATGGCTGCGGAAGAAAATCCTGCAGGCGCGGGATAGGCAGCGACAG aaaagtaaacaggAGAGCAGTGAAGAGATTGATGAAGGGGCAGCTGGAGGCCACAGGGATATGTTTGCAGGTAACAAGCCGTCAGGCACCCAGCCGCTGCTGGAGGTATCCATCAGGGAAGCAGAGGCTCAACCATTTGAAGTCCTAATGCAGTTTCTCTACACAGACAAGATCCAGTATCCACGCAGAG GTCATGTCCAGGATGTTCTGCTGATTATGGACGTATACAAACTGGCCCTTAGTTTTAAGTTGTCCCGCCTGGAACAgctctgtgtacagtacattgaGGCATCTGTGGACCTGCAGAACGTTCTCAGCGTTTGTGAAAATGCCAACAAGCTGCAGCTGGATCAGCTCAAA GAACATTGCCTTAATTTTGTGGTGAAGGAATCACACTTTAACCAGGTGATTATGACAAAGGAGTTTGAACACCTGTCAACCCCACTCATAGTAGAGATTGTGCGGAGAAAGCAGCAGCCTCCTCCCAGGGTGTACTCGGACCAGCCTGTGGACATCGGGACCTCCCTGGTACAGGACATGAAGGCTTACCTGGAGGGAGGCGGTTTGGAGTTCTGTGACATTATTTTGTTGCTAGATGGACATCCACGGCCCGCACATAAAGCCATACTGGCAGCCCGATCCAG TTACTTTGAAGCTATGTTCCGCTCCTTCATGCCAGAGGACGGCCAAGTTAATATCTCCATTGGTGAGATGGTTCCAAGTAAGCAGGCCTTCGAGTCCATGCTGCGTTATATCTACTACGGCGATGTCAACATGCCTCCAGAGGATTCCCT CTATCTGTTTGCGGCACCATATTACTACGGGTTTTCCAATAACAGGCTTCAGGCCTACTGCAAGCAGAATCTGGAGATGAACGTCACTGTGGAGAATGTCTTGCAG ATTCTGGAGGCAGCTGATAAGACTCAGGCTCTGGATATGAAGAAGCACTGCCTGCATATTATTGTTCACCAGTTCATCAAG GTATCCAAGCTCCCTAATCTGCGGTCTCTAagccagctgctgctgttggacaTCATTGAATCTCTAGCTACACACATATCAGACAAACAGTGCGCTGAGATGGGCTCCGATATTTAG
- the gal3st1a gene encoding galactose-3-O-sulfotransferase 1a, which translates to MTGKQGRQWRSMCKGLVLGTLVTSCMILLYCLSTPQIHYSLPEFPVPYSCAHRPAQLHSKPITNSSQKTTGQTCVPKVDIMFMKTHKTASSTFLNILFRFGEKHRLKFAFPDSRNDFFYPSLFERSQVKDYRPGMCFNIICNHMRFNAPEVAKLLPMDTSYITILRDPAELFESSFHYFGRLVPFTWKIPGDDKLTEFLRGPHSYFDPEGFNSFYLKNLLFFDFGQDNTLELDDPRVEEGIKFITDRFQLVMLVEYFEESLILLKDALCWEMDDLLFFKLNARKGSTVSKLTPELRARALEWNAIDWKLYQHFNQTFWKKVHAYGLDRMAKDVAELRRRNAEMASICIEEGHAVEAGSIQETAMQPWQPIGEKSIMGYNLKKNVDKAHRKLCRKMLMPEIQYLTELGVNLWITKLWGRVRDIINW; encoded by the exons ATGACTGGCAAACAAGGGAGGCAGTGGAGATCCATGTGCAAAGGCCTGGTCCTGGGTACCCTCGTGACCAGCTGTATGATCCTGCTTTATTGCCTCTCTACTCCACAGATCCACTACAGTCTACCTGA GTTTCCAGTGCCTTACTCCTGTGCCCACCGCCCAGCTCAGCTCCACTCCAAACCTATCACAAACAGCTCACAGAAAACCACTGGCCAAACCTGTGTTCCTAAAGTGGATATCATGTTCATGAAGACCCATAAAACAGCCAGCAGCACTTTCCTGAACATCCTTTTCCGCTTTGGAGAGAAGCACCGGCTCAAATTCGCCTTTCCTGATAGCCGTAATGACTTTTTCTATCCGTCTCTTTTTGAGCGCTCCCAGGTCAAAGACTATAGACCTGGAATGTGCTTCAATATTATCTGTAATCACATGCGCTTTAATGCACCTGAGGTGGCCAAGTTGCTCCCTATGGACACCTCCTACATCACTATTCTGCGAGACCCTGCAGAGCTTTTTGAGTCATCTTTCCATTACTTTGGCCGGCTGGTGCCTTTTACCTGGAAGATACCAGGTGATGATAAGCTAACTGAGTTCTTACGTGGCCCCCACTCCTACTTTGATCCAGAGGGCTTCAACTCCTTCTACCTCAAAAATCTGCTGTTCTTTGACTTTGGGCAGGACAACACTCTGGAGCTGGATGACCCACGGGTGGAGGAGGGAATCAAATTCATCACTGACCGTTTTCAGCTGGTCATGTTGGTGGAATACTTTGAGGAATCACTCATTCTGCTCAAGGATGCCCTCTGCTGGGAGATGGACGACTTGCTCTTCTTCAAGCTCAATGCTCGCAAAGGATCCACTGTGTCTAAGCTTACCCCTGAGCTAAGGGCCAGGGCCCTTGAGTGGAATGCTATTGACTGGAAGCTATACCAACATTTCAACCAGACTTTTTGGAAGAAAGTGCATGCATATGGACTAGACCGAATGGCTAAGGATGTGGCTGAGCTGAGAAGAAGGAATGCAGAGATGGCATCCATCTGCATTGAGGAAGGTCATGCTGTGGAAGCTGGCAGCATCCAAGAGACAGCCATGCAGCCCTGGCAACCCATCGGAGAAAAGTCCATCATGGGCTATAACCTGAAGAAGAATGTGGACAAGGCACATCGAAAGCTCTGCCGAAAGATGTTGATGCCAGAGATTCAGTACTTAACCGAGCTAGGGGTGAACCTGTGGATCACCAAGCTGTGGGGCCGTGTGCGAGATATCATTAACTGGTGA
- the si:dkey-98f17.3 gene encoding putative claudin-24 gives MVFLTTKVMQRTALFVTFGGLVTSLITTFLPLWKTMNSDLNEVENWFSGLWHTCLYTEEVGIQCKAYDSVLGLPMDLQISRVLMSVSIGTGGLAVLAAFLGLEGVEMCVGHPGLKRVLLILSGVLSWVSGLTTLAPVSIVAYTTVVDFWNEGFPDVMPRWEYGEAMFSGWFGGLALAIGGTLFFVAVCMGDYDQRPPGVPKNPQVKHRRQNYLKTEVL, from the coding sequence ATGGTTTTTCTAACAACTAAAGTGATGCAAAGGACTGCACTCTTTGTGACGTTCGGGGGTTTGGTCACTTCTCTGATCACCACTTTCCTTCCCCTGTGGAAGACAATGAACTCTGACCTGAACGAGGTGGAGAACTGGTTCTCTGGGCTGTGGCACACCTGTCTTTATACTGAGGAGGTGGGAATTCAGTGCAAGGCCTATGACTCCGTCCTGGGACTACCGATGGATCTGCAGATCTCCAGAGTGCTCATGTCAGTGTCTATAGGTACTGGAGGTCTAGCGGTGTTGGCTGCCTTCCTTGGTCTGGAGGGGGTTGAAATGTGTGTGGGGCATCCAGGCCTGAAGAGAGTGCTACTCATTCTTAGTGGGGTGCTGTCCTGGGTGTCAGGGCTCACCACTCTGGCTCCTGTCTCTATTGTAGCCTACACGACTGTGGTGGACTTCTGGAATGAAGGTTTTCCTGATGTGATGCCACGCTGGGAGTATGGGGAAGCAATGTTCTCAGGATGGTTTGGAGGTTTGGCTCTGGCCATCGGAGGGACCTTGTTCTTTGTAGCTGTGTGTATGGGGGACTACGACCAGCGTCCACCAGGTGTGCCAAAGAATCCACAGGTGAAGCACAGGAGACAGAACTACCTGAAGACAGAGGTGTTATAA